The following are from one region of the Acidimicrobiia bacterium genome:
- a CDS encoding DNA-processing protein DprA, which produces MLVEPNDPVTGRLLAQVGAVEVLRLAERNGEVSGLDSADAQVWRDHFNASEARSITERLSQIQQSGVRALIPGDAHWPGALNDLGEAAPYVLWVRGASSFLSRPLRDFVTITGARASTSYGDHVARELAASVAADHRVVVAGGAYGIEGVAHQTALATGGDTITVLANGVDRPYPAGHRELLDRVARVGVLVSEVPPGTVPTRHRFIARARLMAALSSATVLVEAGFRSGSLAVAHRASELGRGVGAVPGPVTSASSAGPHGLLQAGVASLVTSTADLARLVEHQGSRPAPALHAGLARDQIRRPTSESARTL; this is translated from the coding sequence ATGCTCGTCGAGCCCAACGATCCGGTGACGGGCCGACTCTTGGCTCAGGTCGGGGCGGTGGAGGTGCTCCGGCTTGCCGAGCGCAACGGTGAGGTCAGTGGCCTCGACTCTGCGGATGCGCAGGTCTGGCGTGACCATTTCAACGCATCGGAGGCGCGGAGCATCACTGAGCGGCTCAGCCAGATTCAGCAGTCAGGAGTCCGAGCGCTGATCCCCGGCGACGCTCATTGGCCCGGTGCCCTCAACGACCTGGGGGAAGCTGCACCGTACGTGCTGTGGGTTCGCGGCGCGTCCTCCTTCCTGTCTCGTCCGTTGCGCGACTTCGTGACGATCACCGGAGCGCGGGCGTCTACCTCGTACGGGGATCATGTAGCTCGCGAACTCGCTGCCTCCGTCGCTGCTGACCACCGAGTTGTAGTTGCCGGGGGTGCCTACGGGATCGAAGGAGTTGCACATCAGACTGCTCTCGCAACAGGCGGTGATACCATCACCGTTCTCGCCAATGGGGTTGACCGGCCTTACCCTGCTGGGCACCGCGAGCTTCTCGACCGCGTGGCCCGTGTTGGGGTGCTGGTCAGCGAGGTTCCGCCAGGTACTGTTCCAACCCGACATCGCTTCATCGCTCGGGCACGCTTGATGGCGGCGCTCTCGTCGGCGACGGTTCTTGTCGAGGCCGGATTCCGCTCGGGCTCGCTGGCGGTGGCGCATCGCGCCTCGGAGCTGGGGCGAGGAGTGGGAGCAGTTCCGGGGCCGGTGACGAGCGCATCGAGTGCGGGACCGCACGGCCTGTTGCAGGCCGGTGTGGCGTCGCTTGTAACCAGCACTGCGGACCTTGCGAGACTCGTGGAACACCAGGGCTCGCGCCCTGCGCCGGCGCTGCACGCCGGACTCGCCAGGGATCAGATTCGTCGGCCTACATCCGAGTCCGCGCGGACTCTGTAG
- a CDS encoding chromosome segregation protein SMC codes for MTTAGLERARGTAWRIWDLHVHTPASIVQHYGADTDETWAQFIDELEALPEDMTVIGINDYWFLDGYKRVIEARKSGRLQNLEAIFPVIELRLDHFGGTDGKLARVNLHVIFDPDLDPEVIQAQFINALQPKMKLAPSHSSLSWQGVITRDSLTDLGRRIKESVPAEHLSNYDSDLREGFNNLNVGLDDVQAILAGSYFKGRALIGIGKTEWRDIKWNDQSIAAKKNVINSAQFIFTAYEDTTRWQADVEELRALLQRLAAVRGRLSLCADQAAAAKWWLSMPMASVSAEGPM; via the coding sequence GTGACAACAGCAGGACTGGAGCGTGCACGCGGCACGGCGTGGCGAATCTGGGACCTTCACGTGCACACGCCAGCCTCCATCGTTCAGCACTACGGTGCCGACACCGACGAGACTTGGGCCCAGTTCATCGATGAACTTGAGGCTCTGCCAGAAGACATGACTGTCATCGGCATCAATGACTACTGGTTCCTGGACGGCTACAAGCGTGTCATCGAGGCACGGAAGAGCGGACGCCTTCAGAACCTCGAAGCGATCTTCCCGGTGATCGAACTGCGGCTGGATCACTTCGGTGGCACCGACGGGAAACTGGCGAGGGTCAACCTGCATGTCATCTTCGACCCAGACCTCGACCCGGAAGTGATTCAGGCACAGTTCATCAACGCGCTCCAGCCAAAGATGAAGCTCGCACCGAGCCACTCCTCCCTCAGCTGGCAGGGCGTAATCACGCGGGATTCGCTGACCGACCTCGGCCGCAGGATTAAAGAATCCGTCCCGGCTGAGCACCTGTCGAATTACGATTCGGACCTCCGCGAAGGGTTCAACAACCTGAACGTCGGCCTCGACGACGTTCAGGCGATCCTCGCCGGCTCATACTTCAAAGGTCGTGCGCTCATCGGGATTGGCAAGACCGAGTGGCGGGACATCAAGTGGAACGACCAATCAATCGCCGCGAAGAAGAACGTCATCAACTCGGCACAGTTCATCTTCACCGCCTATGAGGACACGACCCGGTGGCAGGCAGACGTGGAAGAACTCCGGGCTCTGTTGCAAAGATTGGCGGCAGTCAGAGGTAGGCTGTCGCTCTGCGCCGATCAGGCGGCTGCTGCGAAATGGTGGTTGAGCATGCCCATGGCCTCCGTCAGCGCCGAGGGCCCAATG
- a CDS encoding sulfate permease: MIRLLWTASVEVRYFLRRYMPSNIVLDLLRTRRGLKWGIPAMLLAVPYLVVAHWCTTLAGSGGPGWLHLVVLVCIWNALKMTLFGPMSLVMLVKVRARECRARRQCVSGGTPALLELAHSER, from the coding sequence ATGATCCGCCTACTGTGGACAGCGAGCGTCGAGGTCCGATACTTCCTCCGGCGCTACATGCCGAGCAACATCGTCCTTGATCTGCTTCGCACAAGGCGGGGACTCAAGTGGGGCATCCCTGCGATGCTCTTGGCCGTTCCCTACCTCGTCGTCGCCCACTGGTGCACCACCCTCGCCGGCAGCGGTGGTCCCGGGTGGCTCCACCTCGTCGTACTCGTGTGCATTTGGAACGCGCTCAAGATGACGCTCTTCGGTCCAATGAGTCTCGTGATGCTCGTGAAGGTCCGCGCTCGTGAATGCCGCGCGCGGCGTCAGTGCGTGAGTGGCGGCACGCCGGCGCTGCTCGAACTTGCTCACAGCGAGCGCTGA